In Phycisphaerae bacterium RAS2, the DNA window CAAAGGATGTCGCCGGAGCGCACGGTCTCGTACGGCGCGCGACGGACCGACGACAGCCGGCACTCGATCTGCTTGCGGCCATCAAGCATTTTGTCGATATATTCATCGTACAGGACGACGAGATGGTGCCGGGGACCGTCGACCGACAGGGGCGACCGGGCCGTTTCAGAGTCGATCGGCGCAAGCGGGAGCGGACCGGTTTTCATTCTCGGTCCTGATTCACTTCTTCAAGGTACTTCTGAAACTCACCCATTTTGTATGAGATGAAGCAGAATGCATGGTGAAGGGCGAGCCATTCAACATCGGATTCGTCGCCTTCGGCCTCATGCCGCAGTTCGTTGAGCTTTGCCAGGAGCGGTTCCGCTCGGAGTGGTGTCATGATCACCTCAATTTACTGGAATTGGACAATCCTCGGCGTCTTCAACCCTCATCAGAGCCGAATTTCGCATGGACCGGGCTCCCTCAAAGGGCTATCTCGAATCGAACCACGGATCGATGGTAAACCGGGGCTCGAGGTCGGGAAACAAGTGGATTCGGCAGTTTTGAATCAGTCGGAACTCGCCAATAAGGCAACGCAGAATTGTAGGGTATGGCCCTCACGTCACTCTGCGGCAATGGCAGACCTGAAATCCCATAACCTGTTGCCTGTGCACTCGTTATGAGTCAAAGTGGCAACCGAGTACATAGGTTGAAATGAGGTTTCGGCGCGGCAAAAAAAACCTCAAAAATCATGAAATGCAACCCTGAAAAGTATTGACACGAAGGGTCCGGATGTGATACGCTCTGGACTAGTTGCCCGAAAAAGGGCAAGGGTTAGAAGCAGTCGAAAGAACGCACGCCCCGCGTGCGACAAGGTCAACGAGTACGGAGGAGAGGATCATGCGATTTACGAAGTTTGCTCTGGCAGTGGCGCTTCTGGTTGCCGCCCCCGCGTTCGGCGGTTTCTTTGAAGTGGAAGGCAACGACACCCCGGGAACCGCACAGTTCATTCCGTTGCCCTGCAACGCGAGTGCTGATGTCGGCATCGCCTCTCTGGCGGCTGGCGGCGGCGACATCGACTACTACTCGGTCTTCGTTCCCGAAGGCTGCACCCTGACCGCCATCACGACCCCGATGGCTAGCCTGCCCGGCAGCTTTTCGACCCCGGACACGCTCCTTGTCGTGACTGATGCGCTCGGCACGATCCTGATCGGCAATGACGATGCCGGCACGGACGGCGTCGCTGGCCCGAACGTGGTTGGACCGGTTCGCGGCTCTGCGGTTCGCTGGCATGTCCCGACTGGCAGTGGTTTGGGCGCTGTTTACCTGCTCGGCGTCAGCGGCTTCCCCGATTTCGGTTTCGGTGGTGCCCACCCCGAGGCGGGCCAGTACCTGCTCACGTTGAGCCTCGTTCCCGAGCCGAGCACCCTCGCTCTGCTGGGTCTGGGCGCGTTGAGCCTGATTCGCCGCCGCAAGTAATTCGGCGACTCGTTTGAACCTTAAAGGCGTCGCGAAGCCTGTCTTCGCGACGCCTTTTTTCATGCGCCGAAAACACGCACAAAGCCCCAGGTCGGAAAACAGCAGCTGCCGCAATCTCACAACGGCCTCGGTCCTCGTAGACCAATGATGCCTCGCGAACACCCACGGTCTCCGAAGGCGACGAACACGGCATCTGCGATACTTGCAAAAATCAACTTGAAAGCCGCGATGAATCGAGAGCAGTCGAAGGACTTCCCCGGAGTCATTGTTTGAACGATTGAGCGTGCCACTGCTTCAAGCCGTGGCACTTAATATGATCCATGGCGATTGAGCCGCTTGGAAACAACCAGCACAGATGACTGACCACTCACACCGACCGCTTCACCATCGTCCGCCCCACCATCGCCGCAAGATACAGCCCTCCCGCTAGGACAATCGTCGTCGCTCCGGCAGGCAGGCCCGGTGAATAGCTGATCGCCATCCCCGCCAAATTCAACCCGACGCACAAAAAACTCGCCAGCACCATCATCTGCCACAAGCGACCGGAGAAGAACCCTGCCACCGCGGCCGGCAACGTCAGCATGGCAATCACCATGATGATGCCGACGACTTTGAGTAACACAACCACCGTGAGCGCCGTCAGACACAGCAGCGTCAGGTAATAAAATTCCACCTTCACGCCGCGCAGACGGGCGAACTCTTCATCGAAACAGACCGCCAGGAACTTGTTGTAGAACACAACAGCCATCGCGAGCACCAGCACATCGAGCAGCAGCATCAGCCGAAGATCCTCCGGCGAGACGAGCAGAATGTTGCCGAACAAGTAGCTCATCAGCTCTTCGTTGTAGCCCGGTGTGCGAGAAATGAAGAGCACGCCGACAGCCATGCCCACGGCCCAAATCGCGCCGATGACCGTGTCCTCGCGTTGGCGAGCGCGCTGGCTGACCCAGCCGATCAGCAACGCCGACACGATCGCCGCGACCACCGCGCCAAGCAGCGGACTGCACCACACCAGGCCGTGAACGACCTGCATGTACTTCGCCGCACCCATGCCACCCAGCACGGAGTGCGACACGGCACCGGCGATGTAACTGATCCGTCGGGTGACGACGTACGTCCCGACCACACCGCACGCCACGCCGGCCAGGACCCCCATGGCCAGCGCGCTTTGCAGAAACGGATTGCCGAGTACTGCTCGGAAGAATTCCATCGGTTCAGTTGCCTGTCGCTTTCAGCAATGGTCGTGTCGCACCATGCACACGTCCGGTCCGTACAGTTCCAGCAGGTCCTTCCCGCGCAGCTCGCTCGTCGCATGAACCGTCACGCCTCGATTCACGCAGATCACGCGATTCACAAGCTTGGACACAAAAGCCACGTCGTGCGACACAAGGATCACGGTATGCCGCTCGCTCAATCGGCGAAGCAGCTCATAAAAATCGTCCTGCACGCGCAGGTCCAGATTCGACGTCGGCTCGTCCAGCAGGAGCAGTTCCGGCTCACTTGCCAGTGCCCGCGCGATCAGCACGCGCTGCCGCTGACCACCCGACAGCGCCGCGAACGGTCGCCTCGCGAGATTGGCCAGCCCTACGTCACCTAGCGATCGAAACGCCACGTCGCGATCCGACCGGCTGAACCGAAACCCCGCGCCGCTGGTTCCGTGCCGCCCCATCAGGACGACATCCAACACATTCACGGGGAACTCAAGGTCAAGCCGCGCGTATTGAGGCATGTAACCGATTCGTGGCCGAGCCTTCTCCGGTGAGAGGCCGAAAACCTGCAACGTGCCGCGCGTCGGCCGCAGGAGACCGAGGAACAGCTTCAGGAGTGTGGTCTTTCCGCCGCCGTTCGGCCCCACAATGGATATAAAATCTCGATCACCTATCGTGAGATCGACGCCGTCCAGGACCACGTCGCGATCGTAAGAAAATGTGAGGCCGCGAACCTCGATGATCGCCCGATCATTCATGGAGGGCTGTCCTAATCCTTCGCCGCAGCGACCGGTGAATCGCCTTGTGCCTCAAATCCCTCGGCAACTCGCTCGGTCAGCGTCCACAAGTCGCGAACGTAGTCAACGGTCATCGGGTCCAGTGCGACGATCTTCGCTCCGATTGCCTCGGCCACCGCCTTTGCCCCGCCGACGGCAAATTGCGGCTGGACGAATACTCGCTTCAGGCCCAGCGCCCGGGCACGCGCTACAAGCTCCACCAATCGCCGCGCCGAAGGCTCCTTCCCGTCCTCTTCGACCGCCACCTGCTCCAATCCGTATTCATCGGCGAAATAGCCATACGCCGGATGGAACACGAGAAACGCCCGGCCAGCGTAAGACTTGAGCCGATCACGAACGCGCCCATCCAGCTCGCTCAACTCGCGTTCAAATCGGGTCAGACCGGCGTCGTATTCTGAAGTGCCGGCCGGATCAATCCGCACCAGCGCATCCCGGATGTTTCGAGCTTGCGATGTCACTCGGCGCGGCGAAAGCCAGATGTGCGGATCGCGTCCGGCATGCGTGTGTCCGGTTGCGGTGGCCGCTTGTTTCGCCCCATCGCTCGCGTACTCATCGTGCGTGGCGCAGCAACCGGTCATCTCGCGGAACGAAACGCCGGCCGTCGTATCAATCAGGCGAATGGACGGTGCGATCCTTGCGATCCGTTCGCAAACGGCCCGTTCAAAAGGCAGGCCGATTTGAAAGTAGGCGCCGGCCTCCGCCAATCGGTTGACCTGTCGCGGCGTTGGTTCGTAAGTGTGGTGAGACTGACCGGGACCGACCATGACCTCCACTTCGACGCGGCTCCCGGCGATGCGCTTCACAAAGTCAGCCTGCGGCAGGATGCTCACGAAGACGCGCAGCGGACCGGCAGCCCCCGCGCCGCTTCCCGTGTTCGCGGCCGCGTTGTCGCGCTTTGAATCGCAGGCGCAGATGAACATCACGGCGCAGCCGATCCATGCGGCGACCAATCTCGCACGAGGCCTGCCGATGCCGACCTGTCGATACCGTTTCATGACGTCCGCCGTAATCCCTGCCCGACTGCGCCCTGCGCGGCGGTGAAGCCGCCGTCGCGCGCAAGCAGCAAGGGAGTATTACATTGTAATACGGCAACGTCAATCGAAGGTTCAGCATTGCAGGCCGGTCCGTCCGTCCGATAAACGAGCGACGCCTGCAAGGCATTGAGATCACGCAGCCAAACCCACGCCCTTGTTCGGAGCGATGCCGGCTTGGTGATGAACCTATGAATCAGAGGTCAGGAATCGGTGAATCAGGCAAGACGCGGGCGAACTCGCCGTCATGCCGCAACCGGTTAGAGGTCGCGAAGCAGGCCGTCAATCGCGCCGTCGAGCTTGTCGGCCGTGAGATAGGTACCGGACTGAATCTCGCGGCGAATCTCCACGATTCGGCGTGCATTCGCCTCGGGCAGCTCCGCCAGGCGACTCAAGATGGTTGCGATCTCGGAGATTTCGACGCTGTCATCCAGGACTGCCGAACCGGCGTTGTCGCTGCGAGATCGAAACGACTGGTTGAAGTAGTCCCGCACGGTCGCGGGTGAAGCGGTGTTACCAATCGTCGAGACATCCAACATCTGACATACCTCCCGTCTTTCCCGCGAGTCGAGGTCTGTCACCTCGCCCTCCGCGGGCCGACCGAACCCGGCGATGGTGTTGGCCCAGCGTTACGACAAAGAGGCAGGAGTTGCGCGTTGGGCCACGGCGAACCAGGTCAATCCTTCACTTTCAGTATTATCGTCCGAGCCAGGGTCCGCTCTTCACAGAAACACCTGCAAAACACAAGATGTTGTTTGTCATAACGCGCTCTGATTGCGGACCTTAGCGCGGGCAATACTGCACAGTTATGGGGCTGGCGCTGGTAATAAAAGCCCTTCCAGCACAGCCCTGCAAGGTCGCCGCCCTGTGATTTACACAGAATTCACAGACGCGGATTATCGAAATCCACAAGATGTTGTGGCTGGCATAACTGCGTAATACCTGCTACGCCAATGCTTTGCCGTCGCATCCACCGCAAACTCCGCGCAGAATCCGCGCGTCGAGTGCATTTATCACCCGCTCCGTTCAACGCCGGCGTGCCACGTGGCGTGGATTCCGCCCGCGTTATAATCGCCGCAATGAGCCACCAAAGCCCCCAGGAACGCGCGGAACAACTCGCCAGGAACTTCTCCGATCTCGAACCGCGATACACCTCATCCGAAGCACTCGCCGAGGCCGCTCGCTGCCTGTTCTGTTTCGACGCCCCTTGCACGCGGGCCTGCCCCACCCACATTGACGTGCCCAAGTTCATTCGCCAGATCCTGCACAAGAACGAAGTCGGCGCGGCCGAGACGATCCTCGACGCAAACATCTTCGGCGGCTCGTGCGCGCGGGCCTGCCCCACCGAGGTGCTCTGCGAGGGCGCCTGCGTCGACGGCACGATGCTGAAGGAACCTGTCAAAATCGGACGCCTGCAGCGCTTCGCCTGCGATACCGCGGACGACAAGGGCATCGAGTTCTTCGAAGCCGCGCCCGACACGGGCCGGCGCGTCGCCATTGTCGGCGGCGGCCCGGCGGGGCTGACCTGCGCCCACGAGCTTCGCAAGCGCGGCCACGCGGTGACGGTCTTCGAAGCGCGCGAGATGCCGGGCGGCATCAACACCTACGGCATTGCGCGATACAAATACGACACGGCCTTTGCCTTGAGCGAAACGCAGCGCGTCCTGGCCATCGGTGGAATTGACCTTCGTCTGAATAGTCCGCTGAACGGGGCCGACGTGGCGAAGCTCCTCAACGACTACGACGCGGTGTTCCTGTCGATCGGACTGGGCCGAACCGCTCCGCTGGGGATTCCGGGTGAGGACCTGCCCGGCGTCTGGGAGGCGCTCGATTTTGTCTTCCAGACGCACACCAAGCCGCTCGAACAATGCGAGGTCGGCCGGCGCGTTGTTGTCATCGGTGGCGGCAATACGGCAGTCGATGTCGCAACCGCCGCAGTGCGTCTGGGGGCCGAGCACGTCACGATCGCCTATCGACGGACGGCCGCGGACATGCCGGCGTTTGCCTACGAGTACGAACTGGCGAAGGCAGACGGGATCGCGTGGGAGTTTTCGGCCGCGCCGGTGCGGGTCGTCGGACAGGGCGGCAAATCGACAGAGGTCGAATTCTTGCGAACGCGCGCGGCAGGGGGCGGCGGTGCCGCCACGGGCACGACGGGCGGGCGATCCGCGAAGCTGGAGACGATTCCCGGATCGAATTTCACGCTCGAGTGCGACATGGTGGTGAAGGCACTGGGCCAGGAGCCGCTGATCGGGCTGCTCCAATCGATCCCCGGATTAAAGACGGACAAGGGTCGCGTACTGATCGACGATTTGGGGCGAACGAGTGTGCCGAACTTGTTCGCCGGCGGCGATTGCACAAGCCGCGGGGCCGAGGTCGTCGATGCCGTGCAGGCGGGCAAAGTGGCTGCGGCGGGGATCGATGCGATGTTCGCGGCGGCCAAGCCTTGATGGCGCTTGCTCGCGGCGCAGGCGGTTTCGACGTGCCGTCGCGCGGCCTGGTTCGAGTGTTACCACCAGTTCCCGTCATTGACAGGCTGCACCGGCCGCTCTATAGTCCGGCCGTTCCAGCCGAATCGGATGGACAGCCGTTCGGGGTCGCCGCTTGCGGCCCTGTGCGGTGTTGTCGGTCGGATGTGCGGAACATGGCTGCGGGGTAGAGCAGTTGGTAGCTCGTCGGGCTCATAACCCGGAGGTCGCTGGTTCGAGTCCAGCCCCCGCTAGTTGACCGGCCGGTTGCGAAACCGGCTGACCGAGAGGTTAAGACGCAGCGCCCGGATGGAGACGTCCGGGCGTTTGCGTTTTTACGCGAGGATTGGCAAGGCTTTGCGGTCGTTCGTGCCGTCGTTTGTCTAGTTGACGTTGTCTCGCGCGGCTGTGCTCGCCACGCGGCCCGCCGCCCACAACCGCCCCGGCGGCGACTTGTCTCT includes these proteins:
- the mntB_1 gene encoding Manganese transport system membrane protein MntB; translated protein: MEFFRAVLGNPFLQSALAMGVLAGVACGVVGTYVVTRRISYIAGAVSHSVLGGMGAAKYMQVVHGLVWCSPLLGAVVAAIVSALLIGWVSQRARQREDTVIGAIWAVGMAVGVLFISRTPGYNEELMSYLFGNILLVSPEDLRLMLLLDVLVLAMAVVFYNKFLAVCFDEEFARLRGVKVEFYYLTLLCLTALTVVVLLKVVGIIMVIAMLTLPAAVAGFFSGRLWQMMVLASFLCVGLNLAGMAISYSPGLPAGATTIVLAGGLYLAAMVGRTMVKRSV
- the gltD gene encoding Glutamate synthase [NADPH] small chain; translated protein: MSHQSPQERAEQLARNFSDLEPRYTSSEALAEAARCLFCFDAPCTRACPTHIDVPKFIRQILHKNEVGAAETILDANIFGGSCARACPTEVLCEGACVDGTMLKEPVKIGRLQRFACDTADDKGIEFFEAAPDTGRRVAIVGGGPAGLTCAHELRKRGHAVTVFEAREMPGGINTYGIARYKYDTAFALSETQRVLAIGGIDLRLNSPLNGADVAKLLNDYDAVFLSIGLGRTAPLGIPGEDLPGVWEALDFVFQTHTKPLEQCEVGRRVVVIGGGNTAVDVATAAVRLGAEHVTIAYRRTAADMPAFAYEYELAKADGIAWEFSAAPVRVVGQGGKSTEVEFLRTRAAGGGGAATGTTGGRSAKLETIPGSNFTLECDMVVKALGQEPLIGLLQSIPGLKTDKGRVLIDDLGRTSVPNLFAGGDCTSRGAEVVDAVQAGKVAAAGIDAMFAAAKP
- the znuC_1 gene encoding High-affinity zinc uptake system ATP-binding protein ZnuC, which translates into the protein MNDRAIIEVRGLTFSYDRDVVLDGVDLTIGDRDFISIVGPNGGGKTTLLKLFLGLLRPTRGTLQVFGLSPEKARPRIGYMPQYARLDLEFPVNVLDVVLMGRHGTSGAGFRFSRSDRDVAFRSLGDVGLANLARRPFAALSGGQRQRVLIARALASEPELLLLDEPTSNLDLRVQDDFYELLRRLSERHTVILVSHDVAFVSKLVNRVICVNRGVTVHATSELRGKDLLELYGPDVCMVRHDHC
- the znuA gene encoding High-affinity zinc uptake system binding-protein ZnuA precursor — protein: MKRYRQVGIGRPRARLVAAWIGCAVMFICACDSKRDNAAANTGSGAGAAGPLRVFVSILPQADFVKRIAGSRVEVEVMVGPGQSHHTYEPTPRQVNRLAEAGAYFQIGLPFERAVCERIARIAPSIRLIDTTAGVSFREMTGCCATHDEYASDGAKQAATATGHTHAGRDPHIWLSPRRVTSQARNIRDALVRIDPAGTSEYDAGLTRFERELSELDGRVRDRLKSYAGRAFLVFHPAYGYFADEYGLEQVAVEEDGKEPSARRLVELVARARALGLKRVFVQPQFAVGGAKAVAEAIGAKIVALDPMTVDYVRDLWTLTERVAEGFEAQGDSPVAAAKD